The following coding sequences are from one Melospiza melodia melodia isolate bMelMel2 chromosome 2, bMelMel2.pri, whole genome shotgun sequence window:
- the GPR161 gene encoding G-protein coupled receptor 161 isoform X2, with amino-acid sequence MEEKSRIKGMVLSSLVCPQAIYCPFTCPSKICSFLHATAAQHVLAAPDLHTLTMSSNSSLSNGKGLRNLTTEEDGAVRVTESVAIIVIAIFICLGNLVVVVTLYRKSYLLTLSNKFVFSLTLSNFLLSVLVLPFVVTSSIRREWIFGVVWCNFSALLYMLISSASMLTLGLIAIDRYYAVLYPMVYPMKITGNRAVVALVYVWLHSLIGCLPPLFGWSSLEFDQFKWMCVAAWHKEVAYTAFWQIWCALLPFVVMMICYGFIFRVARIKARKIHCGSVVIVEEDSQRNGRKNSSTSTSSSGSRRNAFQGVVYSANQCKAFITILVVIGAFVITWGPYMVVITSEALWGKNSISPALETLATWLSFSSAICHPLIYGLWNKTVRKELLGMCFGDRYYRKSFVQQHRTSRLFSISNRITDLGLSPHLTALMAGGRPLGNSSSTGDTGFSCSQDSGTDTMLLEDYSSDGPHAPHCICPPRRRSSVTFEDEVEQIKEAAKNSVLHVKAEVHKSLDSYAASLARAIEADVKLSLFGEDALPGALFPSWTLTGSSGNIRRGARPHASQRLKLQSIDEGNI; translated from the exons ATGGAGGAGAAGTCAAGGATTAAAG GCATGGTGTTATCCTCTTTGGTGTGCCCACAGGCAATTTACTGCCCCTTCACTTGCCCATCTAAAATATGTAGTTTCCTGCATGCTACAG CTGCTCAGCATGTCTTGGCTGCTCCAGATCTGCACACTCTGACCATGAGCAGCAATTCCTCCCTCAGCAATGGGAAGGGCCTGAGGAACCTGACCACAGAGGAAGATGGGGCAGTCAGAGTCACTGAGTCTGTTGCTATAATTGTCATTGCCATCTTCATCTGTTTGGGCAACCTGGTGGTTGTTGTCACTCTGTATCGCAAGTCATACCTTCTCACCTTGAGCAACAAGTTTGTGTTCAGCCTGACCCTCTCCAACTTTCTActctctgtgctggtgctgcctttTGTTGTGACCAGCTCCATCAGGCGAGAATGGATCTTCGGGGTTGTTTGGTGCAATTTTTCAGCCCTGCTCTACATGCTGATCAGCTCAGCCAGCATGCTCACTCTGGGACTCATAGCTATAGACCG GTACTACGCTGTGCTGTACCCGATGGTTTATCCGATGAAGATAACGGGCAACAGAGCAGTGGTAGCTCTTGTGTACGTGTGGCTGCACTCCCTTATCGGCTGCCTCCCTCCCCTTTTTGGCTGGTCCTCCTTGGAGTTTGACCAATTCAAGTggatgtgtgtggcagcctgGCACAAGGAGGTTGCCTACACAGCCTTTTggcagatctggtgtgcgctgctGCCATTCGTGGTCATGATGATCTGCTACGGATTCATATTCCGTGTGGCAAGGATTAAGGCCCGCAAAATTCACTGTGGGAGTGTTGTCATTGTGGAGGAGGACTCGCAGAGGAATGGGAGGAAGAACTCCAGCACCTCCACGTCATCCTCTGGCAGCCGAAGGAACGCTTTCCAAGGGGTTGTTTACTCAGCCAACCAGTGCAAAGCTTTCATAACCATCTTGGTTGTCATTGGGGCTTTCGTCATTACGTGGGGACCTTACATGGTAGTAATAACATCAGAGGCACTTTGGGGTAAAAACAGTATTTCCCCTGCTTTGGAGACATTGGCTACATGGCTGTCCTTTTCCAGTGCCATTTGCCATCCGCTAATTTATGGGCTGTGGAACAAAACGGTGCGCAAGGAACTCCTGGGAATGTGCTTTGGGGATCGGTATTACCGTAAGTCCTTTGTTCAGCAGCACAGGACGTCTAGGCTCTTCAGCATTTCCAACAGGATCACAG ATTTGGGACTATCTCCTCACCTTACTGCCCTCATGGCAGGTGGGAGGCCATtgggaaacagcagcagcacaggagatACAGGTTTCAGCTGCTCACAGGATTCAG GAACAGATACAATGCTTCTTGAAGATTATAGCTCAGATGGCCCTCATGCCCCTCACTGCATCTGTCCTCCTCGAAGGAGGAGTTCAGTGACATTTGAAGATGAAGTGGAACAAATCAAAG aggctgCAAAGAATTCTGTTCTTCATGTAAAAGCTGAAGTGCATAAATCTCTGGACAGTTACGCAGCCAGTCTGGCCCGAGCTATAGAAGCTGATGTGAAACTCAGCCTGTTTGGGGAAGATGCTTTACCAGGAGCCCTGTTCCCCTCATGGACTCTGACAGGAAGCAGTGGGAACATCCGGCGTGGTGCCAGGCCCCATGCCAGCCAAAGACTGAAGCTGCAGAGCATCGATGAAGGGAACATTTGA
- the GPR161 gene encoding G-protein coupled receptor 161 isoform X3 — translation MVLSSLVCPQAIYCPFTCPSKICSFLHATAAQHVLAAPDLHTLTMSSNSSLSNGKGLRNLTTEEDGAVRVTESVAIIVIAIFICLGNLVVVVTLYRKSYLLTLSNKFVFSLTLSNFLLSVLVLPFVVTSSIRREWIFGVVWCNFSALLYMLISSASMLTLGLIAIDRYYAVLYPMVYPMKITGNRAVVALVYVWLHSLIGCLPPLFGWSSLEFDQFKWMCVAAWHKEVAYTAFWQIWCALLPFVVMMICYGFIFRVARIKARKIHCGSVVIVEEDSQRNGRKNSSTSTSSSGSRRNAFQGVVYSANQCKAFITILVVIGAFVITWGPYMVVITSEALWGKNSISPALETLATWLSFSSAICHPLIYGLWNKTVRKELLGMCFGDRYYRKSFVQQHRTSRLFSISNRITDLGLSPHLTALMAGGRPLGNSSSTGDTGFSCSQDSGTDTMLLEDYSSDGPHAPHCICPPRRRSSVTFEDEVEQIKEAAKNSVLHVKAEVHKSLDSYAASLARAIEADVKLSLFGEDALPGALFPSWTLTGSSGNIRRGARPHASQRLKLQSIDEGNI, via the exons ATGGTGTTATCCTCTTTGGTGTGCCCACAGGCAATTTACTGCCCCTTCACTTGCCCATCTAAAATATGTAGTTTCCTGCATGCTACAG CTGCTCAGCATGTCTTGGCTGCTCCAGATCTGCACACTCTGACCATGAGCAGCAATTCCTCCCTCAGCAATGGGAAGGGCCTGAGGAACCTGACCACAGAGGAAGATGGGGCAGTCAGAGTCACTGAGTCTGTTGCTATAATTGTCATTGCCATCTTCATCTGTTTGGGCAACCTGGTGGTTGTTGTCACTCTGTATCGCAAGTCATACCTTCTCACCTTGAGCAACAAGTTTGTGTTCAGCCTGACCCTCTCCAACTTTCTActctctgtgctggtgctgcctttTGTTGTGACCAGCTCCATCAGGCGAGAATGGATCTTCGGGGTTGTTTGGTGCAATTTTTCAGCCCTGCTCTACATGCTGATCAGCTCAGCCAGCATGCTCACTCTGGGACTCATAGCTATAGACCG GTACTACGCTGTGCTGTACCCGATGGTTTATCCGATGAAGATAACGGGCAACAGAGCAGTGGTAGCTCTTGTGTACGTGTGGCTGCACTCCCTTATCGGCTGCCTCCCTCCCCTTTTTGGCTGGTCCTCCTTGGAGTTTGACCAATTCAAGTggatgtgtgtggcagcctgGCACAAGGAGGTTGCCTACACAGCCTTTTggcagatctggtgtgcgctgctGCCATTCGTGGTCATGATGATCTGCTACGGATTCATATTCCGTGTGGCAAGGATTAAGGCCCGCAAAATTCACTGTGGGAGTGTTGTCATTGTGGAGGAGGACTCGCAGAGGAATGGGAGGAAGAACTCCAGCACCTCCACGTCATCCTCTGGCAGCCGAAGGAACGCTTTCCAAGGGGTTGTTTACTCAGCCAACCAGTGCAAAGCTTTCATAACCATCTTGGTTGTCATTGGGGCTTTCGTCATTACGTGGGGACCTTACATGGTAGTAATAACATCAGAGGCACTTTGGGGTAAAAACAGTATTTCCCCTGCTTTGGAGACATTGGCTACATGGCTGTCCTTTTCCAGTGCCATTTGCCATCCGCTAATTTATGGGCTGTGGAACAAAACGGTGCGCAAGGAACTCCTGGGAATGTGCTTTGGGGATCGGTATTACCGTAAGTCCTTTGTTCAGCAGCACAGGACGTCTAGGCTCTTCAGCATTTCCAACAGGATCACAG ATTTGGGACTATCTCCTCACCTTACTGCCCTCATGGCAGGTGGGAGGCCATtgggaaacagcagcagcacaggagatACAGGTTTCAGCTGCTCACAGGATTCAG GAACAGATACAATGCTTCTTGAAGATTATAGCTCAGATGGCCCTCATGCCCCTCACTGCATCTGTCCTCCTCGAAGGAGGAGTTCAGTGACATTTGAAGATGAAGTGGAACAAATCAAAG aggctgCAAAGAATTCTGTTCTTCATGTAAAAGCTGAAGTGCATAAATCTCTGGACAGTTACGCAGCCAGTCTGGCCCGAGCTATAGAAGCTGATGTGAAACTCAGCCTGTTTGGGGAAGATGCTTTACCAGGAGCCCTGTTCCCCTCATGGACTCTGACAGGAAGCAGTGGGAACATCCGGCGTGGTGCCAGGCCCCATGCCAGCCAAAGACTGAAGCTGCAGAGCATCGATGAAGGGAACATTTGA
- the GPR161 gene encoding G-protein coupled receptor 161 isoform X1, which yields MIHHDPSSHFVVEPLQGSPRETKRGMVLSSLVCPQAIYCPFTCPSKICSFLHATAAQHVLAAPDLHTLTMSSNSSLSNGKGLRNLTTEEDGAVRVTESVAIIVIAIFICLGNLVVVVTLYRKSYLLTLSNKFVFSLTLSNFLLSVLVLPFVVTSSIRREWIFGVVWCNFSALLYMLISSASMLTLGLIAIDRYYAVLYPMVYPMKITGNRAVVALVYVWLHSLIGCLPPLFGWSSLEFDQFKWMCVAAWHKEVAYTAFWQIWCALLPFVVMMICYGFIFRVARIKARKIHCGSVVIVEEDSQRNGRKNSSTSTSSSGSRRNAFQGVVYSANQCKAFITILVVIGAFVITWGPYMVVITSEALWGKNSISPALETLATWLSFSSAICHPLIYGLWNKTVRKELLGMCFGDRYYRKSFVQQHRTSRLFSISNRITDLGLSPHLTALMAGGRPLGNSSSTGDTGFSCSQDSGTDTMLLEDYSSDGPHAPHCICPPRRRSSVTFEDEVEQIKEAAKNSVLHVKAEVHKSLDSYAASLARAIEADVKLSLFGEDALPGALFPSWTLTGSSGNIRRGARPHASQRLKLQSIDEGNI from the exons ATGATCCATCATGATCCATCATCCCACTTTGTTGTGGAACCACTCCAGGGAAGTCCAAGGGAGACAAAGAGAG GCATGGTGTTATCCTCTTTGGTGTGCCCACAGGCAATTTACTGCCCCTTCACTTGCCCATCTAAAATATGTAGTTTCCTGCATGCTACAG CTGCTCAGCATGTCTTGGCTGCTCCAGATCTGCACACTCTGACCATGAGCAGCAATTCCTCCCTCAGCAATGGGAAGGGCCTGAGGAACCTGACCACAGAGGAAGATGGGGCAGTCAGAGTCACTGAGTCTGTTGCTATAATTGTCATTGCCATCTTCATCTGTTTGGGCAACCTGGTGGTTGTTGTCACTCTGTATCGCAAGTCATACCTTCTCACCTTGAGCAACAAGTTTGTGTTCAGCCTGACCCTCTCCAACTTTCTActctctgtgctggtgctgcctttTGTTGTGACCAGCTCCATCAGGCGAGAATGGATCTTCGGGGTTGTTTGGTGCAATTTTTCAGCCCTGCTCTACATGCTGATCAGCTCAGCCAGCATGCTCACTCTGGGACTCATAGCTATAGACCG GTACTACGCTGTGCTGTACCCGATGGTTTATCCGATGAAGATAACGGGCAACAGAGCAGTGGTAGCTCTTGTGTACGTGTGGCTGCACTCCCTTATCGGCTGCCTCCCTCCCCTTTTTGGCTGGTCCTCCTTGGAGTTTGACCAATTCAAGTggatgtgtgtggcagcctgGCACAAGGAGGTTGCCTACACAGCCTTTTggcagatctggtgtgcgctgctGCCATTCGTGGTCATGATGATCTGCTACGGATTCATATTCCGTGTGGCAAGGATTAAGGCCCGCAAAATTCACTGTGGGAGTGTTGTCATTGTGGAGGAGGACTCGCAGAGGAATGGGAGGAAGAACTCCAGCACCTCCACGTCATCCTCTGGCAGCCGAAGGAACGCTTTCCAAGGGGTTGTTTACTCAGCCAACCAGTGCAAAGCTTTCATAACCATCTTGGTTGTCATTGGGGCTTTCGTCATTACGTGGGGACCTTACATGGTAGTAATAACATCAGAGGCACTTTGGGGTAAAAACAGTATTTCCCCTGCTTTGGAGACATTGGCTACATGGCTGTCCTTTTCCAGTGCCATTTGCCATCCGCTAATTTATGGGCTGTGGAACAAAACGGTGCGCAAGGAACTCCTGGGAATGTGCTTTGGGGATCGGTATTACCGTAAGTCCTTTGTTCAGCAGCACAGGACGTCTAGGCTCTTCAGCATTTCCAACAGGATCACAG ATTTGGGACTATCTCCTCACCTTACTGCCCTCATGGCAGGTGGGAGGCCATtgggaaacagcagcagcacaggagatACAGGTTTCAGCTGCTCACAGGATTCAG GAACAGATACAATGCTTCTTGAAGATTATAGCTCAGATGGCCCTCATGCCCCTCACTGCATCTGTCCTCCTCGAAGGAGGAGTTCAGTGACATTTGAAGATGAAGTGGAACAAATCAAAG aggctgCAAAGAATTCTGTTCTTCATGTAAAAGCTGAAGTGCATAAATCTCTGGACAGTTACGCAGCCAGTCTGGCCCGAGCTATAGAAGCTGATGTGAAACTCAGCCTGTTTGGGGAAGATGCTTTACCAGGAGCCCTGTTCCCCTCATGGACTCTGACAGGAAGCAGTGGGAACATCCGGCGTGGTGCCAGGCCCCATGCCAGCCAAAGACTGAAGCTGCAGAGCATCGATGAAGGGAACATTTGA
- the GPR161 gene encoding G-protein coupled receptor 161 isoform X4 yields the protein MFLSVVLLLAAQHVLAAPDLHTLTMSSNSSLSNGKGLRNLTTEEDGAVRVTESVAIIVIAIFICLGNLVVVVTLYRKSYLLTLSNKFVFSLTLSNFLLSVLVLPFVVTSSIRREWIFGVVWCNFSALLYMLISSASMLTLGLIAIDRYYAVLYPMVYPMKITGNRAVVALVYVWLHSLIGCLPPLFGWSSLEFDQFKWMCVAAWHKEVAYTAFWQIWCALLPFVVMMICYGFIFRVARIKARKIHCGSVVIVEEDSQRNGRKNSSTSTSSSGSRRNAFQGVVYSANQCKAFITILVVIGAFVITWGPYMVVITSEALWGKNSISPALETLATWLSFSSAICHPLIYGLWNKTVRKELLGMCFGDRYYRKSFVQQHRTSRLFSISNRITDLGLSPHLTALMAGGRPLGNSSSTGDTGFSCSQDSGTDTMLLEDYSSDGPHAPHCICPPRRRSSVTFEDEVEQIKEAAKNSVLHVKAEVHKSLDSYAASLARAIEADVKLSLFGEDALPGALFPSWTLTGSSGNIRRGARPHASQRLKLQSIDEGNI from the exons ATGTTTCTGAGCGTTGTTCTGCTTCTAGCTGCTCAGCATGTCTTGGCTGCTCCAGATCTGCACACTCTGACCATGAGCAGCAATTCCTCCCTCAGCAATGGGAAGGGCCTGAGGAACCTGACCACAGAGGAAGATGGGGCAGTCAGAGTCACTGAGTCTGTTGCTATAATTGTCATTGCCATCTTCATCTGTTTGGGCAACCTGGTGGTTGTTGTCACTCTGTATCGCAAGTCATACCTTCTCACCTTGAGCAACAAGTTTGTGTTCAGCCTGACCCTCTCCAACTTTCTActctctgtgctggtgctgcctttTGTTGTGACCAGCTCCATCAGGCGAGAATGGATCTTCGGGGTTGTTTGGTGCAATTTTTCAGCCCTGCTCTACATGCTGATCAGCTCAGCCAGCATGCTCACTCTGGGACTCATAGCTATAGACCG GTACTACGCTGTGCTGTACCCGATGGTTTATCCGATGAAGATAACGGGCAACAGAGCAGTGGTAGCTCTTGTGTACGTGTGGCTGCACTCCCTTATCGGCTGCCTCCCTCCCCTTTTTGGCTGGTCCTCCTTGGAGTTTGACCAATTCAAGTggatgtgtgtggcagcctgGCACAAGGAGGTTGCCTACACAGCCTTTTggcagatctggtgtgcgctgctGCCATTCGTGGTCATGATGATCTGCTACGGATTCATATTCCGTGTGGCAAGGATTAAGGCCCGCAAAATTCACTGTGGGAGTGTTGTCATTGTGGAGGAGGACTCGCAGAGGAATGGGAGGAAGAACTCCAGCACCTCCACGTCATCCTCTGGCAGCCGAAGGAACGCTTTCCAAGGGGTTGTTTACTCAGCCAACCAGTGCAAAGCTTTCATAACCATCTTGGTTGTCATTGGGGCTTTCGTCATTACGTGGGGACCTTACATGGTAGTAATAACATCAGAGGCACTTTGGGGTAAAAACAGTATTTCCCCTGCTTTGGAGACATTGGCTACATGGCTGTCCTTTTCCAGTGCCATTTGCCATCCGCTAATTTATGGGCTGTGGAACAAAACGGTGCGCAAGGAACTCCTGGGAATGTGCTTTGGGGATCGGTATTACCGTAAGTCCTTTGTTCAGCAGCACAGGACGTCTAGGCTCTTCAGCATTTCCAACAGGATCACAG ATTTGGGACTATCTCCTCACCTTACTGCCCTCATGGCAGGTGGGAGGCCATtgggaaacagcagcagcacaggagatACAGGTTTCAGCTGCTCACAGGATTCAG GAACAGATACAATGCTTCTTGAAGATTATAGCTCAGATGGCCCTCATGCCCCTCACTGCATCTGTCCTCCTCGAAGGAGGAGTTCAGTGACATTTGAAGATGAAGTGGAACAAATCAAAG aggctgCAAAGAATTCTGTTCTTCATGTAAAAGCTGAAGTGCATAAATCTCTGGACAGTTACGCAGCCAGTCTGGCCCGAGCTATAGAAGCTGATGTGAAACTCAGCCTGTTTGGGGAAGATGCTTTACCAGGAGCCCTGTTCCCCTCATGGACTCTGACAGGAAGCAGTGGGAACATCCGGCGTGGTGCCAGGCCCCATGCCAGCCAAAGACTGAAGCTGCAGAGCATCGATGAAGGGAACATTTGA